The proteins below come from a single Chitinophaga pinensis DSM 2588 genomic window:
- a CDS encoding tryptophan 2,3-dioxygenase family protein → MVTTEIADKIKRLEEKYAAMGQDLSSYLDGLLYADYLTYWDYIQLDVLLNLQHPRTPIPDENIFIIYHQITELYFKLTLQAIEQVCQAPELTADLFKTQLKRINNYFRNLINSFEIMVDGMDKQQFLQFRMALLPASGFQSGQFRKIEICSTGLVNLVYEQQREGLKGKELSEILDNIYWRSGATELATGKKTLTLRQFEQKYMRDFLFVAERYQQNNMQLRYKQLPKEVQEEVMPLLKEYDLNINVRWPLMHYKSAVRYLNRKPEDIAATGGTNWQQYLPPRHKRIVFFPEIWTEEELENWGKLAFE, encoded by the coding sequence ATGGTTACAACTGAAATCGCTGACAAAATCAAGCGGCTGGAAGAGAAGTATGCCGCAATGGGCCAGGATCTTTCATCTTATCTTGACGGGCTCCTTTATGCCGACTACCTTACCTATTGGGATTACATCCAACTGGATGTATTATTAAATCTGCAGCATCCCCGGACCCCGATACCGGATGAGAACATTTTTATTATCTATCACCAGATCACGGAGCTTTATTTCAAACTGACCTTACAGGCTATCGAGCAGGTATGTCAGGCGCCGGAACTGACAGCGGATCTGTTTAAAACGCAGCTGAAGCGTATCAATAACTATTTCCGGAACCTGATCAATTCCTTTGAGATCATGGTGGATGGTATGGATAAGCAGCAATTCCTGCAGTTCAGGATGGCTTTGTTACCGGCCAGCGGATTTCAGAGTGGCCAGTTCCGTAAGATAGAGATCTGCTCTACCGGACTGGTAAACCTGGTATATGAGCAGCAGCGGGAAGGCCTGAAAGGGAAGGAGTTGTCAGAAATACTGGATAATATCTACTGGCGTAGCGGCGCTACCGAACTGGCTACGGGCAAGAAAACGCTGACCCTTCGCCAGTTTGAGCAGAAGTATATGCGCGATTTCCTGTTCGTGGCAGAGCGTTATCAGCAAAACAATATGCAGTTGCGCTACAAACAGCTGCCAAAGGAAGTACAGGAAGAGGTGATGCCCCTGCTAAAGGAGTACGACCTGAACATTAATGTGAGATGGCCGCTGATGCACTATAAATCCGCCGTACGTTATCTGAACCGTAAACCGGAGGATATCGCGGCTACCGGAGGCACCAACTGGCAGCAATATCTGCCTCCGCGTCATAAGCGTATCGTATTCTTCCCCGAGATCTGGACGGAAGAAGAGCTGGAAAACTGGGGAAAACTAGCATTTGAATAA
- a CDS encoding DUF4290 domain-containing protein, which yields MEYNTTRNHLIMKEYGRNIQKMIEYVLSIEDNEHRQRNAMSLIELMGTLNPHLRNVEDFRHKLWDHLFLISDFKLDVESPYPIPTRETLRARPEPLGYPKKYPRNRHFGKNLEMVIDKAINEDNPEKKEGFTQCIGNYMKLAYSNWHKESVHDDAIKAELNGITDGRLEFQTGHSPAPTAASMANAPNYNTNAEFQPRPSNNGGGSGGSKRNKNFQQKFKSNNQKNNNKHNNNKYNKNRNK from the coding sequence ATGGAATACAATACAACCCGTAACCATTTGATAATGAAGGAGTACGGACGCAATATCCAAAAGATGATAGAGTATGTACTCAGCATCGAGGATAATGAGCACCGTCAACGTAATGCGATGTCACTGATAGAGCTGATGGGTACGCTGAATCCTCACCTGCGTAATGTGGAGGACTTCAGACATAAGCTATGGGACCATTTGTTTCTGATATCCGACTTTAAACTGGATGTGGAATCTCCATATCCCATTCCAACCAGAGAGACACTGAGAGCAAGACCGGAGCCGCTGGGTTATCCCAAAAAATATCCCCGTAACCGCCATTTTGGTAAAAACCTGGAAATGGTGATCGATAAAGCGATCAACGAGGATAATCCTGAAAAGAAAGAAGGCTTTACGCAATGTATAGGCAACTACATGAAACTGGCTTATAGCAACTGGCATAAGGAAAGTGTTCATGATGATGCTATCAAGGCTGAGCTGAATGGTATCACTGATGGCCGCCTGGAATTCCAGACGGGTCATTCACCAGCGCCGACTGCCGCTTCAATGGCCAACGCGCCTAATTACAATACGAATGCTGAATTCCAGCCACGTCCATCCAACAATGGCGGTGGCAGCGGTGGCAGCAAACGTAACAAGAACTTCCAGCAAAAGTTCAAGAGCAACAATCAGAAGAATAACAATAAGCACAATAACAACAAATACAATAAAAACAGGAACAAGTGA
- the murA gene encoding UDP-N-acetylglucosamine 1-carboxyvinyltransferase, producing the protein MSSAFEVRGGNRLKGEIVPQGAKNEALQIISAVLLTADKVTISNIPDILDVNLLIELLGDMGVKTNRISRDTCEFQADQINLPYLESAEFKKKSGRLRGSVMIAGPLLARFGKAYIPKPGGDKIGRRRLDTHIIGFEKLGVQFVYDNDDNYFRLEAGDGGLKGAYMLLDEPSVTGTANIVMAAVMANGTTTIYNAACEPYLQQLCKMLNSMGANINGIGSNLLTIQGVSSLKGCSHAMLPDMIEIGSFIGLAAMTQSEITIKNAGVQHLGIIPEKFRQLGINLEIRDNDIYIPAQDSYEIQTFLDGSILTISDHPWPGFTPDLLSIVLVVATQAKGSVMIHQKMFESRLFFVDKLIDMGAQIVLCDPHRAVVIGLGRQHALRGITMSSPDIRAGVSLLIAALSAEGKSTIQNIEQIDRGYQYIDERLRKLGADIKRI; encoded by the coding sequence GTGAGTAGTGCTTTCGAAGTAAGAGGCGGCAACCGTCTTAAAGGGGAAATTGTGCCCCAGGGTGCCAAGAACGAAGCTTTACAGATTATCAGCGCTGTCCTGTTGACAGCTGATAAAGTTACTATCAGTAATATCCCGGATATCCTCGATGTAAATCTGCTTATAGAGCTGCTCGGGGATATGGGTGTGAAGACCAACAGAATCAGCCGTGATACCTGTGAGTTTCAGGCTGACCAGATCAATCTTCCTTATCTGGAGAGTGCAGAATTCAAAAAAAAATCCGGACGTCTCAGAGGTTCTGTTATGATAGCAGGTCCTTTGCTGGCACGCTTTGGTAAGGCGTATATTCCTAAACCGGGCGGTGACAAGATTGGTCGTCGCAGGCTGGATACGCATATCATCGGTTTTGAGAAACTGGGTGTGCAGTTCGTATATGATAATGACGATAACTATTTCCGTCTGGAAGCGGGAGACGGTGGTCTGAAAGGCGCTTACATGCTGCTGGATGAACCATCTGTGACCGGCACTGCCAATATCGTGATGGCGGCAGTAATGGCCAACGGAACAACGACGATCTATAACGCGGCATGTGAACCTTACCTGCAGCAGTTGTGCAAAATGCTGAACAGCATGGGTGCCAACATCAACGGTATCGGATCCAACCTGCTGACCATTCAGGGTGTTTCTTCCCTGAAAGGTTGCAGTCATGCGATGCTGCCGGATATGATCGAGATAGGTTCCTTCATCGGACTGGCGGCAATGACGCAGTCTGAGATCACTATCAAGAATGCCGGTGTACAGCATCTGGGTATTATCCCGGAAAAGTTCCGTCAGTTAGGTATCAACCTGGAGATCAGGGATAATGATATCTATATTCCTGCGCAGGATAGTTATGAAATCCAGACTTTCCTGGATGGTTCCATCCTGACGATCTCGGATCATCCATGGCCAGGATTTACGCCTGACCTGCTGAGCATTGTGCTGGTAGTAGCCACACAGGCGAAAGGTAGCGTGATGATACATCAGAAGATGTTTGAGAGCAGATTGTTCTTTGTAGACAAACTGATCGACATGGGCGCACAGATCGTATTGTGTGATCCGCACCGTGCAGTAGTGATTGGTCTGGGCAGACAACATGCGCTGAGAGGCATTACCATGTCATCTCCGGATATACGTGCGGGTGTTTCCCTGCTGATCGCGGCATTAAGCGCGGAAGGCAAGAGTACTATTCAGAACATCGAACAGATCGATCGCGGTTATCAGTACATCGACGAGCGATTGAGAAAACTCGGTGCAGACATCAAGAGAATTTAA
- the gmk gene encoding guanylate kinase: MSNKIIIITAPSGAGKTTIVKKLLSELPQLSFSISATTRTARENEVHGRDYYFLSLDDFHQKIDDNAFAEYEMVYAGKYYGTLKTELQRIWDKEKVPMVDIDVKGALSIKEKYHTGVLTIFIAPPTLDTLRVRLSERGTETQASLEERLGKARYELSFSHEFDEIVVNDDLETAYTAVKKLVTGFLGQ, encoded by the coding sequence ATGAGCAATAAGATTATTATTATAACTGCTCCCTCCGGAGCAGGTAAAACCACCATCGTAAAAAAGCTGTTGTCAGAATTGCCACAGCTGTCTTTTTCTATTTCAGCCACAACGCGTACTGCCCGGGAGAATGAAGTGCATGGAAGGGATTATTACTTCCTGTCGCTGGATGATTTTCACCAGAAAATTGATGACAACGCGTTTGCAGAATATGAGATGGTGTATGCCGGTAAATATTATGGTACCCTGAAAACAGAGTTACAGCGTATATGGGATAAGGAGAAAGTGCCAATGGTGGATATTGATGTGAAGGGGGCTCTTTCCATCAAAGAAAAATATCACACGGGTGTACTGACTATTTTTATCGCACCGCCTACACTGGATACCTTACGGGTACGACTGAGTGAACGTGGCACGGAAACGCAGGCTTCCCTGGAAGAAAGACTGGGAAAAGCCCGTTACGAGCTGTCTTTCTCTCATGAATTTGACGAAATAGTAGTGAATGACGATCTGGAAACGGCTTATACAGCGGTTAAAAAGCTGGTAACCGGATTCCTCGGACAGTAA
- a CDS encoding hemolysin family protein — protein sequence MDTYTLLILATLVLLAGFFAGLETAFANVNKLSIELKKKQGRATGKILASFNDNPSRFLATSLLGLTIVVVIYGILFAGFFQPIWNLVLPPQQNTNLQPVLLFIDVVLSTLILLTFGFFIPRAIFRSRPEALLSFFALPISVLSKPLFVIGSLLVSISEWILKYLFNVRIVETDTSFPRVDVEHFIRQSQQHMTENQELNTELFENALSLAHVKIRGCLIPRKEIEALEIGSPIGAAQQKFVETKLSKIIIYENTIDNILGYIHQLDMFKSPGEISVILHPILAVPETMSAIDLLSKFNKEHRSIAWVVDEFGGTAGIVTIEDVLEEIFGEIKDEHDVEEFVEKQIAEKEYIFSGRLELDYLNEKYGFDFPEDESETLSGYIINHHEKIPRLKERIIIDDYEFDVLNVTETRIEMVKMKVL from the coding sequence ATGGATACTTATACACTCCTGATCCTGGCTACACTGGTTTTGCTGGCAGGTTTCTTTGCCGGACTTGAGACGGCATTCGCCAATGTGAACAAGTTGAGCATTGAGCTGAAGAAGAAACAGGGGCGCGCTACCGGTAAAATACTGGCCAGTTTTAATGACAACCCCTCCCGGTTTCTGGCTACCAGTCTGTTAGGATTGACTATTGTTGTGGTGATATATGGGATACTTTTTGCCGGATTCTTCCAGCCGATATGGAACCTTGTATTACCTCCCCAGCAGAATACGAACCTGCAGCCGGTACTGTTGTTCATCGATGTCGTATTGAGCACACTGATACTGCTGACTTTCGGTTTCTTTATTCCCCGTGCTATTTTTCGTTCACGGCCGGAAGCGTTACTCAGCTTTTTTGCATTACCCATTTCCGTATTATCCAAGCCGCTGTTTGTAATAGGCAGTCTGCTGGTATCTATTTCTGAATGGATTTTGAAATATCTGTTCAACGTGCGTATTGTGGAGACAGACACATCCTTCCCAAGAGTGGATGTGGAGCATTTTATACGTCAGTCCCAACAACATATGACAGAGAACCAGGAACTGAATACAGAGCTGTTTGAAAACGCATTATCACTGGCGCATGTGAAGATCCGTGGTTGTCTGATTCCGCGTAAGGAAATAGAAGCGTTGGAAATCGGCAGTCCTATTGGCGCTGCACAGCAGAAGTTTGTTGAAACCAAACTCTCGAAGATCATCATTTACGAAAATACGATCGACAATATTCTGGGTTATATTCATCAGCTGGATATGTTTAAGAGTCCGGGTGAGATCTCTGTTATTCTGCATCCGATATTGGCGGTACCTGAAACAATGAGCGCTATTGATCTGCTGAGTAAGTTCAATAAAGAGCACAGGAGCATTGCCTGGGTGGTAGATGAATTTGGCGGAACAGCGGGTATTGTGACGATAGAAGATGTACTGGAAGAGATCTTTGGTGAGATCAAGGATGAACATGACGTGGAAGAGTTTGTGGAAAAGCAGATTGCGGAGAAGGAATATATTTTCTCTGGCCGACTGGAACTGGATTATCTGAATGAAAAATATGGTTTTGATTTTCCTGAAGACGAGAGTGAGACATTATCCGGCTATATTATCAATCACCACGAGAAGATTCCTCGCTTAAAAGAGCGCATCATCATAGACGATTATGAGTTTGATGTATTGAATGTTACTGAAACGAGGATTGAAATGGTGAAGATGAAGGTGCTCTGA
- the tatC gene encoding twin-arginine translocase subunit TatC, whose translation MFKKIFSNNEEKAEMSFFDHLEDLRWHIVRSIIALIVVSIFGFVYTKEILDDVIFGPTNPTFPSYVALCKLGNLVGLGDKLCITPVPIVFQNHILVGQVMLQFKLAFIFGLVVAFPYIFWEFWSFIKPALKERELKGARGVIFWVSFQFFMGIAFSYFLMAPFTINFLAGYTVTDRAVNQFFIDDYFGLMSQIVLGMGILFELPVLVFFLTKIGFITPTFLRTYRRHAIVVILVLAAVITPPDVIDQLIVFTPLYLLYEISIYISGRALKGMEQAEKEAEEWS comes from the coding sequence ATGTTCAAGAAAATTTTTTCGAATAACGAGGAAAAGGCAGAGATGTCTTTCTTTGACCACCTGGAAGACCTGCGCTGGCATATAGTGCGTTCGATCATTGCGCTGATAGTGGTGAGCATCTTCGGCTTTGTTTACACAAAGGAGATACTGGATGATGTTATCTTTGGACCCACCAATCCAACTTTCCCTTCTTATGTGGCTTTATGTAAGCTGGGTAACCTGGTTGGCCTGGGTGATAAACTTTGTATCACGCCGGTGCCTATTGTGTTTCAGAACCATATCCTGGTAGGACAGGTAATGTTGCAGTTCAAACTGGCATTTATATTTGGTCTGGTAGTGGCCTTCCCTTATATCTTCTGGGAATTCTGGAGCTTTATCAAGCCGGCACTGAAAGAACGTGAGCTGAAAGGTGCGCGTGGAGTGATCTTCTGGGTATCTTTCCAGTTTTTCATGGGTATCGCTTTCAGTTATTTCCTGATGGCGCCGTTCACGATCAACTTCCTGGCAGGTTATACCGTTACGGACAGGGCTGTTAACCAGTTCTTCATAGACGACTATTTCGGATTGATGTCACAGATTGTACTGGGTATGGGTATTCTGTTTGAATTGCCTGTACTGGTATTCTTCCTGACGAAGATCGGCTTTATCACACCGACGTTCCTTCGTACTTACCGCAGGCACGCGATTGTTGTGATACTGGTGCTGGCAGCGGTGATCACTCCTCCGGATGTAATTGACCAGCTGATTGTATTTACACCATTGTATCTTTTGTACGAAATTAGCATATACATTTCGGGCAGAGCGTTGAAAGGAATGGAGCAGGCAGAGAAAGAAGCAGAAGAATGGTCTTGA
- the rpiB gene encoding ribose 5-phosphate isomerase B, translated as MASQPLFNLTLPVAIGADHAGFEYKEEIISYLEGKGLKVKDAGAHSKDPADYPDFAHPVATLVEREQAAFGILVCGSGNGVAITANKHQGIRAAICWGEELSRLARSHNNANVLCIPARFVDDAVAKQIVDVFIDTPFEGGRHENRVRKIACL; from the coding sequence ATGGCATCACAACCACTATTTAATCTTACGCTGCCGGTAGCTATTGGCGCTGATCATGCGGGATTTGAATATAAGGAAGAGATTATTTCTTACCTGGAGGGAAAAGGGCTGAAGGTAAAGGACGCAGGTGCTCATTCAAAAGACCCGGCTGATTATCCTGATTTTGCGCATCCGGTAGCTACGCTGGTAGAGCGGGAGCAGGCTGCGTTTGGTATACTGGTATGTGGTAGTGGTAATGGCGTGGCTATTACGGCTAACAAACACCAGGGTATACGTGCTGCTATCTGCTGGGGAGAAGAGTTGTCGCGCCTGGCACGTTCTCACAATAACGCCAATGTACTGTGCATCCCTGCGCGGTTTGTAGATGATGCCGTTGCCAAGCAGATCGTAGATGTATTCATTGACACGCCATTTGAAGGCGGCCGTCATGAAAACAGGGTCAGAAAGATCGCCTGTTTATAG
- a CDS encoding RNA polymerase sigma factor, producing the protein MSSSDFNTLLLGNADFLRPYAVTLTKDSESAKDLYQETLFRALANRDKYLAGTNIRAWLYTIMRNIFINNYRRGNRQFRLLDNSAGEFLLHQQQPSIGNAAETNLRIKDVHMAVYNLPVIFKQPFMLYFEGYKYYEIAAMLNEPLGTVKSRIHFARKMLKSRIARY; encoded by the coding sequence ATGTCATCCTCAGATTTCAATACGTTGTTACTGGGAAATGCGGATTTTCTCAGACCGTATGCGGTTACCTTAACGAAAGATTCAGAATCAGCGAAAGACCTTTACCAGGAAACGCTTTTCCGCGCACTGGCCAACCGTGACAAGTATCTTGCCGGTACCAATATCAGGGCATGGTTGTATACCATTATGCGTAATATCTTCATCAACAACTATCGTCGGGGCAACAGGCAGTTCCGTCTGCTCGACAATTCCGCCGGAGAATTCTTATTACACCAACAACAACCCAGCATCGGCAATGCCGCAGAAACCAACCTGCGTATAAAAGATGTTCATATGGCCGTGTATAATCTGCCCGTGATATTTAAACAACCTTTCATGCTTTATTTTGAAGGGTATAAATATTACGAAATAGCCGCCATGCTGAACGAGCCTTTGGGTACGGTGAAAAGCCGGATCCATTTCGCGCGTAAAATGCTGAAGTCCCGTATAGCAAGATATTAA
- a CDS encoding ATP-dependent helicase, translating into MKANYLDELNEQQRLAVAHINGPLMIVAGAGSGKTKVLTTRIAHLMRNGVDAFNILSLTFTNKAAREMKERVEKILGGTEARNLYIGTFHSVFARLLRAEAHRLGYPNDFTIYDSDDAKSVLKTIINEQNLDDKHYKPNLVYNRISAAKNSLMGPEEYQHDYAVQQEDMRANRPMTGKLYDMYAKRCFKNGAMDFDDLLFKMYQLLKSFPEVLHKYQHKFKYIMIDEYQDTNPAQYEIIKLLGAAHENICVVGDDAQSIYSFRGATIQNILQFEKDYDDAKVVKLEQNYRSTKSILNVANEVIANNKGQIEKNLWTDNADGEKIKLVRTMTDNEEGKFVADTIAEQKLRNHYANRDFAILYRTNAQSRAFEENLRRKAIPYRIFGGLSFYQRKEIKDFIAYLRIVTNPQEEESLKRIINYPVRGIGKTTVDKCSVIANDQNITFWNVLERAREFGFKSGTLEAIEGFVIMIRSFQAMLGKHNAYDIALQVGKSTNLVKELFNDKTTEGLARYENIQELLNSIKEFTETPTEDGELLEAEKSLGSYLQQITLLTDADKGNDEDSDVVKLMTIHAAKGLEFPVVFSVGLEENLFPSGLSINSREELEEERRLFYVVITRAKSRLFLTYANSRYRFGQLVNNESSRFLEEMPEKYIDRSYAGGSGVNRSPINNGGGLWGNSGGGNMFDRMQKKTPQSSQQPAGPRPAPKPMQTAMPSTHVPSPNFTPDDPATMEAGMEVEHQKFGFGTITTMDGPMNNRVATVNFPKAGGEKKIMLNYARLMIVKK; encoded by the coding sequence ATGAAGGCAAATTATTTAGATGAACTGAACGAGCAGCAACGGCTGGCAGTAGCGCACATTAATGGTCCGCTAATGATCGTGGCAGGCGCCGGCTCCGGTAAAACGAAAGTGTTGACCACCCGTATCGCTCACCTCATGCGTAACGGGGTAGACGCGTTTAATATCCTTTCGCTGACATTTACAAATAAGGCAGCCCGTGAAATGAAGGAACGTGTGGAAAAGATCCTCGGCGGTACAGAAGCACGTAACCTCTACATCGGCACCTTCCACTCCGTGTTTGCCAGACTGCTCAGAGCAGAAGCACACCGGCTCGGTTACCCCAACGACTTTACCATCTACGATTCTGACGATGCGAAAAGTGTGCTTAAAACCATCATAAACGAGCAGAATCTGGACGATAAGCACTACAAGCCTAATTTGGTATATAACCGCATTTCTGCGGCTAAAAACAGCCTTATGGGCCCTGAAGAGTATCAGCATGACTATGCGGTACAGCAGGAAGATATGCGCGCTAACAGGCCGATGACCGGTAAGCTGTACGATATGTACGCCAAACGCTGTTTTAAGAACGGCGCCATGGACTTTGACGACCTGCTCTTCAAAATGTACCAGCTGCTGAAAAGCTTCCCGGAAGTACTGCACAAATACCAGCATAAGTTCAAATATATCATGATCGATGAGTACCAGGATACCAACCCGGCTCAGTACGAGATCATCAAACTACTGGGCGCTGCGCATGAAAACATCTGCGTGGTAGGTGACGATGCACAGAGTATCTATTCCTTCCGCGGTGCCACCATACAGAACATCCTCCAGTTTGAAAAAGACTATGATGATGCGAAAGTGGTAAAACTGGAGCAGAACTACCGTTCTACCAAGTCCATCCTTAACGTAGCCAACGAGGTGATTGCGAATAATAAGGGACAGATCGAAAAGAACCTCTGGACAGATAACGCAGACGGTGAAAAGATCAAGCTGGTACGTACCATGACGGATAATGAGGAAGGTAAGTTCGTAGCAGATACCATTGCAGAGCAAAAGCTCCGCAATCACTACGCCAACAGAGACTTCGCCATCCTCTACCGCACGAACGCGCAAAGCCGTGCATTTGAGGAAAACCTGCGCCGTAAGGCCATCCCTTACCGCATCTTCGGTGGCTTGTCCTTCTATCAGCGTAAAGAAATCAAAGACTTTATCGCTTACCTGCGCATTGTGACCAATCCACAGGAAGAAGAAAGCCTGAAACGTATCATCAACTATCCTGTACGCGGCATTGGTAAAACAACCGTTGATAAATGCTCCGTGATTGCCAATGACCAGAATATCACTTTCTGGAATGTACTGGAAAGAGCGCGTGAATTCGGATTCAAGAGCGGTACACTGGAAGCGATCGAAGGGTTTGTGATCATGATCCGCAGTTTCCAGGCAATGCTGGGTAAACATAATGCTTACGACATTGCTTTACAGGTGGGTAAATCTACCAATCTCGTAAAGGAACTGTTCAACGATAAAACAACAGAGGGCCTGGCCCGCTACGAAAATATCCAGGAGTTGCTGAACTCCATCAAGGAATTCACCGAAACGCCTACGGAAGACGGTGAACTGCTGGAAGCAGAAAAATCCCTGGGTAGCTATCTGCAGCAGATCACATTGCTGACAGATGCCGATAAAGGCAACGATGAAGACAGTGATGTGGTGAAACTGATGACCATCCACGCGGCAAAAGGACTGGAATTCCCGGTAGTATTCTCCGTAGGACTGGAGGAAAACCTCTTCCCAAGTGGTCTTTCCATCAATTCAAGAGAAGAACTGGAGGAAGAGCGCCGTTTGTTCTATGTGGTGATCACCCGTGCGAAATCCCGTCTGTTCCTGACATACGCCAACAGCCGTTATCGCTTCGGACAGCTGGTGAATAATGAATCCAGCCGTTTCCTGGAAGAGATGCCGGAAAAATACATTGACCGCAGCTATGCAGGCGGCAGTGGTGTAAACCGTAGTCCGATTAACAACGGCGGCGGTCTATGGGGTAATAGCGGAGGAGGCAACATGTTTGACCGTATGCAGAAGAAAACGCCGCAGTCCAGTCAGCAACCTGCTGGTCCGCGTCCGGCGCCAAAACCGATGCAGACGGCGATGCCAAGCACACACGTTCCTTCTCCTAACTTCACACCGGACGATCCGGCTACCATGGAAGCCGGTATGGAAGTCGAGCACCAGAAATTCGGTTTCGGTACCATTACCACGATGGACGGCCCCATGAATAACCGGGTGGCTACCGTCAACTTCCCGAAAGCAGGCGGTGAAAAGAAGATCATGCTGAACTACGCCCGCCTGATGATCGTAAAAAAATAA